One part of the Arabidopsis thaliana chromosome 1 sequence genome encodes these proteins:
- a CDS encoding S-adenosyl-L-methionine-dependent methyltransferases superfamily protein (S-adenosyl-L-methionine-dependent methyltransferases superfamily protein; FUNCTIONS IN: methyltransferase activity; INVOLVED IN: metabolic process; EXPRESSED IN: 24 plant structures; EXPRESSED DURING: 13 growth stages; CONTAINS InterPro DOMAIN/s: Methyltransferase type 11 (InterPro:IPR013216); Has 3470 Blast hits to 3347 proteins in 987 species: Archae - 310; Bacteria - 1939; Metazoa - 304; Fungi - 160; Plants - 70; Viruses - 0; Other Eukaryotes - 687 (source: NCBI BLink).): MILDVLRTFSTRTRNLPSSGFYSISTSIMRDIKVKSDSKEFLTSSDEEEESVSIRVSSSSSLSSVKSTPEIEKKYVHRVYDAIAPHFSSTRFAKWPKVAAFLESLPSGSVILDAGCGNGKYLGLNPSCFFIGCDISHPLIKICSDKGQEVLVADAVNLPYREEFGDAAISIAVLHHLSTENRRKKAIEELVRVVKPGGFVLITVWAAEQEDTSLLTKWTPLSAKYVEEWVGPGSPMNSPRVRNNPFFSLESIPETEVSTKEQKVENSQFIGLESIPESEESTREQKGESIIPETKASIVEQKDEKSVEESLEALKKSQQEYFVPWHLPYHRAEVSGASASALASGLAKKDDRKGAVVYNRYYHVFSEGELERLASGVGNAMIVDRFFDKSNWCIVLQKEALNQD; the protein is encoded by the exons ATGATTTTGGATGTTTTAAGAACTTTTTCTACTAGAACTCGAAATCTTCCAAGTTCTGGTTTTTATTCGATAAGTACTAGTATAATGCGAGATATCAAAGTCAAATCTGATTCTAAGGAGTTTCTAACATcatctgatgaagaagaagaatcagttTCCATTAGAgtgtcgtcttcttcttccttgagtAGTGTTAAATCGACGCCTgagattgagaaaaagtaTGTTCATCGAGTTTACGATGCGATTGCTCCTCATTTTAGCTCTACTAGGTTTGCTAAGTGGCCTAAAGTTGCTGCCTTTCTCGAATCGTTACCGTCTGGATCGGTGATTCTCGATGCCGGTTGCGGTAACGGGAAGTATTTGGGGTTGAATCCTAGTTGTTTCTTCATAGGTTGTGATATAAGTCATCCTTTGATTAAAATCTGTTCGGATAAAGGGCAAGAGGTTTTGGTTGCAGATGCTGTTAATCTTCCTTATAGAGAGGAGTTTGGCGATGCAGCGATTTCGATAGCGGTTTTGCATCATTTGAGTACAGAGAATAGAAGGAAGAAAGCTATTGAAGAACTTGTTCGTGTTGTTAAGCCTGGTGGATTTGTTCTCATTACTGTTTGGGCTGCTGAACAGGAGGATACATCGTTGCTTACGAAATGGACACCTTTGTCTGCTAAGTATGTTGAGGAATGGGTTGGTCCAGGTAGTCCGATGAATAGTCCTCGTGTGAGGAACAATCCGTTCTTTAGTCTTGAGAGTATCCCAGAGACTGAGGTGAGTACAAAGGAGCAAAAGGTTGAGAACAGTCAGTTCATCGGTCTTGAAAGCATTCCAGAGAGCGAGGAGAGTACGAGAGAGCAGAAAGGTGAGAGTATTATTCCAGAAACCAAAGCTAGTATAGTAGAGCAAAAGGATGAGAAATCTGTTGAGGAGTCATTGGAGGCTCTGAAGAAGAGTCAACAAGAGTACTTTGTGCCATGGCATTTACCATACCACCGTGCTGAAGTGAGTGGTGCATCTGCGTCTGCACTTGCAAGTGGGCTTGCAAAGAAAGATGATAGAAAAGGAGCTGTTGTGTACAACAGATACTACCATGTCTTTAGCGAAGGCGAACTTGAAAG GTTGGCATCTGGAGTAGGCAATGCAATGATAGTTGATAGATTTTTCGACAAGTCGAATTGGTGTATTGTTCTTCAGAAAGAAGCTTTAAACCAAGATTGA